In the genome of Luteitalea pratensis, the window ATGATGTAGACCCCGGTGCTGTTCTCGCTGGGACCACCGCCCCAGTGGTAGTCGACGATGTCCTGGCTCGGGTCGTTTGCGTTGCCGCGCTTGCCGTTGTAGCCCCAGCGGTTGTCCTCCTTGCGGAGCTCGTCGACGAGGTAGTCCATAAACTCCCACGTGCCTCCACGGTCCTGACACGAGCGACTCACGAGATCGGGGCGTGCACTGAACGCCGCCTGGACCACACGCGAGCGGTCGGGGAGCGGCAGGCGCGACCCGGCCGGCGGATCCGGTGTGCGGCTGGCGCCGGACACAGGCGCCGCCGCCGTCTTGAACGTCCAGTTGGACGACCACGCCGCGTAGCCATCGGTGAGTTCCGCACGCACACGCCACGTGTACGTCGTGTCGAACTTCAGCTGCGTCGTGACCGTCCAGCTCGTACGACCGCCCCCGCCCGCCGGCACGAGCGGCTCGGCCAACAGGGTGCTGCCTTCGAACAGCTGGAAGCGGTGCGACAGCGCCACGGCGTTGGCGTGCGTCGCCACGGCGGTGGATACCGACAGCGTCACCGGGAGGGTGTTTTGCGGACCGAGCTCGGTCGTCGCACCGGAGCCAGGCGACGGGCTGCCAGGCGTGTTGGCCTTCAGCGTCGGGGTGCCCTCGGGCACGGCCGCGACGGTGCCGGCTCCCGGCGTCGCCGACGGCGACATCGGATTGTTGTTGCTGCTACAGGCGGCACTCGCTGCAAGCAGCGCCACAAGTCCAAGTTGAATCGTGTACTTCGTCATCATTCGTCCTCGTTGCATCCCCACGCGATCAGAAGGCGACCCGGAGGCCGCCCCAGAACTGCACGCCGCCATACTTCACATCGACATCACCGGCGCTGTTCGGAAGGGTGACCTCGCCGCCGGCGTAGCGGAATCCGAGCGTGGCGCCAAGGCGGCCCACTTGGCCGAGGTCGACGGGCAGCTTGTAGGTGAGGTCGGCCCCGATATTGACGGTGGTGCCCGTCTTCCTGCCGCGAGCGAGGGTGACGTCCTGAATCGCCACGGTGGCGAACTCCGGCGGGACGCCGGTTTCCTGCACCTGTGCCGACCCCACGAACTCGTGCGAGACGTTGACGAAGGACGGGCCGCCGCCGAAACCGAGCGTCAGATCCTCGTTGAGCGGGACCATCCACATCGCCGAGAGATGGTAGGCGTTCTCGCTGTGTTTCAGGTCCCCGATCGTCTGGCTCGTCTGGCGGGGTCGGTTGGCAAACAACGGGTGCGGCACGCTCGCCACGACGGCGGCATCGATCGAGTCGCTCTTGCGCGTGTAGTTCAGCGTCGCGACGAGGTTCTTCCACACGCGTGCGCCACCGCCGATGTTCCAGATGGCGCCGCCGCTGTATTCCTGCGCGCCGGCGACGGTGCCCGGCTCGTCGTAGATGGTGAAGGTGGAGGTGCTGGTGAGCGTGTGCGATCCGCTCTGCCCGCCGCCGCCGACCTGGACGAAGCCGCGCTGCTCGTACGGAGTCGACAGGGTGGATGTCATCGACGTTTGTGCCGACGCGAGTGTGGGTGTCAGCAACAGTCCCAGAATCAGTAGTGCTCGTTTACTCATAGGAAAACAGTCGAACTCCCGCTCCGAGCCAGGTCGGATGGTTCTCATGGGCGATGGGTTGAAATCTGACGTGGGCCTCAGGCAACCACGCCACGGATGTCCGCCGGGAGTCGGACACGAGATTGTTCGTTAGGGAGGAAAGGATGTCAACCGGGAGGAAGAATACCCGGCCGGGTAATGCCTGATGCCTCATGCCTGATGCCTCATGCCTGATGCCTCATGCCTGATGCATCATGGCCGATGCCTGATGCCGTCATTGCGCCGTGGGCAGGGTGTCGACGTGCGGCAGGAGGCGTGACGCCTCCTGCCCTCAGTGGGGTGTGTCAGAAGCGGCCGCGGCCGGTCCAGCGGCCGATCGTGCCGCTGTTCGCCGTCACCTGGGTCTGGTCGATCCACGCCGGCGACGGGTTGCTCCCGCAGTGGCCACCCATCACATCGATGATGTAGACGTTGGTCGTGCCCTCGTCGCGGTCCGAGCCCCAGTTGTAGTCGACCACGTCCTGGGATGGATCGCTGCTGTTGCCACGCTTGCCGTTGTAGCCCCAGCGCGTGTCGTACTGCCGAAGCCGATCGACGACGCGGTCCATGAATTCCCACGTGCCCCCGCCCGATTGGCAGGAATTGCGCAGGGCGCCGGGGTACTGGCGCGCCACTTCCTCGACCACCCAGGCCATGTTCGGCAACGGGAGCCGCTGCCCCGGCCCCGGATTGGGCGCGCGTGCGCCGCCGCTGGGAGCCGGTGCCGGTGCCGGTGCCGGTGCCGGTGCAGGACTCGGCGTTGGCGACGGCGTGGGGGGAGTCGGAGTGGGTGCCGGTGGCGTCGGGGTCGGCGTGGCCGCCGCCGCAGGCGTGCGGAACGACCAGGTCGGGCCGAGCGGCGACTGGACCACGCCGTCGGACGCGCTCACACGCCAGTAGTAGACGGTGTTGTACGCCAGAGCCGTGAGCCGGGTCGCCGTCGTGCTGCCGCCACTGCGCGGCACGGTCAGGACCGCCACCATCTGCGCGAATCCGCTGTCGGTAGCGATGTCGAACCGGTAGGACACCGGGCCGGCCAGCGATCCGGAGATCGCCCCGTTGGTCACCGTCAGGTCGGGCGACACGGTGTCGATGGTCGCGCCGATGGCCGGGTACGCGACCGTCGGAATCGCCAGGTGGACCGGGTCATTGAGTACGAAGCTGGCCGTCGCCGAGAATTCGCCGGTATTGGCGCCGTCGAGCGCGCGAACGTGCCAGTAGTACCGTGCCCCTGCGGCCGGCAGGTTGACCTGGTACGACGTGCGTCCATTTGACCCCGGCGACACCTTGTCGGCGATGTGAACCTTGTTCTGGAACCCGCCATCGCTGGCAATCTCCACCTGCAACCAGATCGGGCGCTCGCCCGTCGTCGACGCGTTCTCGATCAGCAGCGTGACGGCCCCGGTCTGGGTCAGGGTCTGGTTGTTGACAGGCTCGAGCGGCTTGGGCGCGGTGATGGTCACGCCCGCGATCGGGCCGGCCACGGTGGGGCTGAGGGGATTGCGGCTCTTGTTCGCTTCACACCCCCCGACGGAGACGCAGAGGGCGAGTGTGGCCAGGGCCTGGAGGTGGATCGTCTTCATTTACGTCCTCGCACAGATCGGGAGGACCGCGGCCTTGTTGGCGCGGGCTACACCTCCTCTTTCTGCATATCGGACGACGGCGCCGACACCATCAGTCCTTCCTTGCGGAGCAGGAACACGAGCCCGCCCGGAAGCGACGCAAGGATGAGCAGGGCAGCGCCAGCGATGGATAGAGCAAGGCCCGCATCCACCGGGTGTCCAAGGCGTCGAAAGAGGTAGGAAAACACGGCTTCGCGGACGCCGAATCCGTTGATGGAGACCGGCGCCAGCTGGATCACGAGACTGACCGGGACGATCACCAGGGCGTCACGGAGTGGCAGATCGATGTGCAGGCCCCACGCGACGCAGAGGTAGAACAGAACGACGAGGAACTGCACGACGAGGGCCCCGGCGAAGGCCTTGGCGAGGCGAGAGCGGTCGTTGCCGACGCGCCCCAGCATGTCCTCGAGACGTCCGAGCCTTTCGGTGACCCAGTCTTCCCGGACCCGCGTCAACGGCCGCAACAGCCACGGCACGAGCGCCGGACGCGAGATGACAACCGCGGCCCCGACGGCGCCCAGGACCAGCAGGATCCAGAGATAACCGGTTCCGGGAAGGGCGTGCCGCAGCATCAGGGACCCGCTGGCCGCGATGGCGAACAGGGCGATCAGCCCCAGTACGCGATCGAGCAGCACAACGGCCGTCGCGACGGTGCGGGAGCCGGTCAATCCGGCGGTGTCGGCGATCCGGACGAAGTCGCCGCCGATGTTGCTGGGGAGAAAATTGTTGAAGAAATTGGCGACCAGGCAGGTCACGGTCAGTTGCCAGGTAGACACGTGAACGTTCTGCGTCACCAGCAGGCGCCGCCAACGCCATCCGCTCACCAGCAACAAGGCGCCGTGCACCAGCAGGGCCAGCACGATCCAGCCGGGCTCGACCTGACGCAACCGGCCGAACACCGCACCGACGTCGGTCTGGCGGAACAGGACCCACAGCAGGCCGGCGCTGATGCTGAGTTTGAGGACGAACGAGGACGCGCGGCGAACGCGCCCGGGCACGGGCGACATGGTGATGGCACCGGCCGCGGCAGCCGGCGGTCGGAAGGTGACAGACGGTACCATGCGGCCACGTGCCCGGGCAAAGGGCGGCCGCATGGCCGAGGCCGGTCGGCCCGGACACCGTCGAGGCTGGTTTATACTTGAGAGCTTTGTGGCCGCGCTGCCCGCCATCGGGTGGGCTGCCTCGTCTCCGCAGGTCGCCCAGCCATCGTGACGCCCCCCGCCGCACCGCTCAGGATCCTGATGCTCGCGCCCGAGCCGTTCTTCGAGCCGCGTGGCACGCCGTTCAGCGAATTCCACCGTATCAAGGCCCTCGTCGAGGATGGCCACCATGTCGACCTGGTGACCTACCCGATCGGCCGCGACGTCGACCTGCCGAACCTGTGCATCATCCGTACCTGGCGGCCGCCGTTGGTCAGCAAGGTGCCGATCGGGCCGTCGGCCGTCAAGGTGCTGCTGGACGCGCTTCTGACCCTGACGATCCTCCGCGTGGCGCTGCTTGGCGGACGCAGGTATGACGCCATCCACTCGCACGAGGAGATGGGCGTCCTCGGCGTGTGGCTCGGCCGCCGGCTCGGCATCCCGCATCTCTACGACATGCACTCGAGCCTGCCGCAGCAACTCGGGAACTTCCGGTTCTCGCGCTCGAAAGCGCTGCGCTGGGGGTTCGAGAAGGCCGAAGGCTACATGGTGCGCGGGTCGCAGGTGGTGATCACCATCTGCCAGGAGTTGCAGGACACCGTTCATGAGATGGGCGTGGGCGACCGCGCCGTGCTCATCGAGAACGTCATGGGCGGTGACGTCGACCCCACGCCTGGCCCAGGCCGCGACGCGGTGCGGGCCGCCTGGGGGTTGACCCCGACGCAACCGGTCGTGCTGTACACGGGCACGTTCGAGCAGTACCAGGGCCTCGACCTGTTGCTGGAGGCGAGCGTGCGCCTGAAGGCGTTGGTGCCCGACCTGGCCGTGCTGGTCGTCGGCGGCGACGCGGCACAGGTCAGCGAGCTGGCCGCAAGAGCCGAAAGCGCGGGCGCCCCGCTCGTCTTCACGGGCCAACGTCCACCGAGCGACGTGCCGCACTTTGTCGACGCCTGCGATGCCCTCGTGTCGCCCCGTATCTCCGGGACGAACACACCCCTCAAGATCTACTCGTACCTGCGGTCGGGCCGGCCGATCGTCGCGACCAACCTGCGTACGCACACGCAGGTGCTCACCGCCGACTCCGCGGTGCTCGTCGAGCCGACTCCCGACGCGCTCGCCGCAGGCCTCGCCGAGGTCCTGCAAGATCGCCAGGCCGCGGCGCGGCTTGCCGCATCGGCGCACCAACTCGCCGACGCGCGCTACAGCCGGCAGTCCTATCTCTCGCGCACGCGCCAGGCGTACGCGCTGTTGCTCGAGTCCATGCGTCCGCGCCCCCGTACAGTCCCTCTCGCCGGGGCCGCCCCGTCGGGGGGACGAGAGCCGCGGTGACGGCGGCGCTGGTCACGGGCGTCACCGGTTTCACCGGCGGACACCTTGCGCGTCACCTGGTGCATCGGGGAATCACCGTGCGCGGCCTGGTCCGGCCGCGGAGCCTGGGGCGGCCCGAAGTGGCCACCTTGCGCGAGGCGGGCATCGACATCGCCAGTGGCGACCTGACCGACGCCGCCGCTGTCGCGGCCGCCTGCGAGGGAGTCGACGTCGTCTACCACATCGCGGCGACCTACCGTGAGGCGGGTCAACCCGACAGCGCCTACCGCGCCATCAACGTCCAGGGCGTCGAGCACGTCATCGACGGTGCGCGCGCGGGCGGCGCGCGTCGCGTCGTCCACTGCAGTACCGGTGGCGTCCATGGCCACGTCGCCAATCCGCCCGCCAACGAGGACGCTCCTTTCAATCCCGGCGACGTCTACCAGGACACCAAGCTCGAAGGCGAACAACTTGCGCGCGCCGCAGGGCAGGCCGGCGGCCTCGAGGTCGTGATCGCCCGCCCCATCGGCATCTACGGGCCAGGCGATCTTCGTTTCCTCAAGATGTTCCGGGGCATTTCGCGGCGACGCTTCCCGGTGTTGGGTGCAGGCGAGGTCTTCTACCACCTGACGTACATCGACGACCTTTGCGAGGGCTTCCGCCTGTGCGGCGAAGTCCCTGCCGCCGCCGGTGGCACGTACATCCTCGGTGGGCCGCGTTACACGACACTCAACACGCTCGTGGACCTCATCGCCGCCGAACTGAAGGTCAAGCCGCTGCCGGTGCACCTGCCGGTCTGGCCGTTCTGGCTGGCCGGCGCCGCCTGCGAGGCGATCTGTGTTCCGCTGCGGGTGCAGCCGCCGCTGTATCGTCGGCGCGTGGACTTCTACACGAAGAGCCGCGCCTTCGACATCACGCGCGCGCGCACCGAACTCGGGTTCGCACCCGCCGTCGATTTGCCGGAGGGCATCCGGCGCACCATCGCGTGGTACCGCGCGCAGGGGCTGTTGTGAGCGAGAAGATTTCGGTGTTGCACGTGTGCGATCACCTCGGCTGGGCCGGGTCACGCATGCATGGCGTCAAGCGCCTGTTCGCGTGGACGCTGCCGCGCTTCGACAAGAGCCGCTTCGACGTCTCGCTCGTCAGTCTGCGACAGAAGGACTCGTCGGAGGACACGCTCGAGCAGTTCGGCATCGACGTCACGTACCTCCACAAGGGCAAGTTCGATCCCGCGACGCTGACCGCGCTCCTGAAGGTGATGGACCGCAAGCGCACCCAAGTCCTGCACCTGCACGGATATGGCGCGACGACCTTCGGGCGCCTCGCGGCCGCGATGCGCGGCACCGCGGTCCTCCTGCACGAGCACGCGAACCACACGACGACGCCGTGGTTCCAGCAGGTGGCTGACACGACGCTGGCGCGCTACACCGACCTCGCAATCGCGGTTTCGGCCTCGACGGCGGAATTCACCATTCGCGCCCGGAAGATCCCAGCCGAGCGTACGAAGGTCGTATACCTCGGCGCGCCGCTCGAGGAGTTCGGCCGCGCGCGCAGCGGCCAGGAGATCGCGGCGGCCCGTGAGACGCTGGGCATCGCCCGGGGGACGTTCGCCATCGGCACGGTCACACGATTGATGCCGGCGAAGGGCAATCAGTACCTCATCGATGCGGTCCGTCCGATCGTCGACCAGGTCCCCGAGGCGCACGTATACATCGCCGGCGAGGGGGAACTGCAGGCACAACTCGGGGCGCAGGCGCGTGACCTGGGTGTCGCCGATCGCGTGCACTTCCTCGGCTTCCAGCGCGACGTGGCCAGCGTGCTCTCGGCGTTCGACCTGGTGGTGTTCCCGTCGCTCTGGGAGGGGACGCCGTTGACGTCGTTCGAAGCGCTGGCGATGGGTAAGCCCATCGTGTCGACCGACGCCGACGGTCTGTGCGAAATCCTCCGCGATGGCGTCGACGCCGCGATCGTGCCGAGGGAAAGCGGACGCGCAATCGCCGATGCCGTCGTGGCGCTCGAGGCGGACCCGGCGCGCCGCGCATCGCTCGGGGCCGAAGCGCAGCGCACCAGCCGGCGTTACGACATCGCCGTGTGGGTGCGCAAGATGGAACGCCTCTACGAACTGATGGCGCGCGTGTCGAAGCCGACCAGGCGGCAGGGCCTGTTGCGAGAGGACCTCTCGTTCCTCGACGCCGGCCAGCCTTCGCCGCTGCCCGGCTCCCGCTTGCCAGGGGCGCAGCCGTGAACATGCCGCGGGCGGCCCGGCTCGGTCGCCTGTGGAGCGATCCCGGCGCGGTGGCGACACTCATCCTGGGTGCGCTCCTGCTCGGGTTCGCCCTGACCGTGCAGTTCCCGGTCGTGGCGTTCGGCTTCCAGAGTGACGAGGCCACCTACTACAGCCTCGGGCACAGCTTCGCGCGTGACTGGGACATGCAGTTCCAGCGCAAGGACCTGGTCCGCGTGTGGAAGGAGTTCCCGACCGGACCCGAGGGCATCTTCCTGAAGCGCGGCCGAAGCGTCCATCTCGAACCACAGGCGAGGCCGCCCTTTGTCCGTTGGGTCAAGAGTCCGGACCCACGGACAGACCGGCTGTACTACGGCAAGTCCTTCATCTATCCGCTGCTGGCGTCGCCCTTCATCACGCTGTGGGGCACCAACGGGTTCCTGGTGCTGCACGCGTTGTTGCTGACTGCGTGTTTCGGGGCCGTGTACGCGTTCGTTCGCGCGAGGTCCGGGCAGGCCGCGGCGCTGGCCTATGCCGTGGCGTTCCTCTTCGCCTCTGCCGCGCCCGTGTACTTCGTGTGGCTGACCCCGGAGCTCTTCAATCTGTCACTGGTACTCCTCGGGCTCTTCTTCTGGGCCTACAAGGAAGTGGCGCCGGCGGCGGTGCCGACGGCCACCTGGCTCGACCGGTGGGCGTCCCTGCTCCGCAGTCCCTGGTCCGATGTCATCGCTTGCGCGCTGCTCGGCATCGCCACGTTCTCCAAGCCTCTCAACGTTCTGGCTGCCGCCCCCATTCTCTGGCTCGCGATCCTGCGGCGTCAGTGGGGGCGCGTCGCGATCGTCAGCCTCGCCTTCGTCGCGGCCACGGGAGGACTCTTCCTGATCAACGGGATCAGCAGCGGCGACATGAACTACCAGGGCGGTGGGCCCGACCGGTCCACGTTCTACGGCCGCTTCCCGTTCCAGACGCCCGAGTCCACCTTCGACAACACCGGCATCGCCCGCGCGACCGACGGCCTGCTCACCGAAGTCATCTTCAATCAGGATGCCCTGACCACGGTGCTGCGCCACAACTTGGTGTACTTCCTGGTGGGCCGGCACACCGGCCTGGTGCCGTACTTCTTTCCGGGAATCCTCACCCTCGTGTTGTTCCTGTTTGCTGGCCGGCATCGCCGCGAGCCCTTCCAGTGGCTCATCCTGCTCGCCCTCGTGCTGGCATCGGTCAGCCTGCTGATCTACATGCCCTTCACGTACTCGGGCGGCGGCGGTCCCGTCGGCAACCGGTACTTCATGGGCTACTACGCCCTGTTTCTCTTCCTGGTGCCAGCGGTCATCACGGTACGCGCCGCGGTCGTGGCGGCAGTGGTGGGCGGGCTGTTCACCGCGCAGTTGATCGCCAACCCGTTCTACTCGTCGTTCAACCCGGCGACGCACCCGAAGTACGGACTGTTCACGCGGCTGCCAATCGAGCTGTCGCTGGTGAACGACCTGCCGGTCAACGTGACGCCGTCCCGCGCCAAGCAGCCCCTGGCGGGAAATCCGCCGGTGCTGGCGTACTTCATCGACGACAACGCCTACAACCGTGAAGGCGAGTGGTTCTGGGTGCGAGGCGAGTCGCGCGCCGACCTCATTCTCCGCGCGCCGGCGCGACCGCATGCCGATGGCGCCTTCACGTCGCTCGCGATCGACACGATCGAGGTCGAGGTCGCGACGGGCGCCGCCGCGTCGGTCGTCAGCATCGACACCGGCGCGGAGCGCGTCAGGGTGGCGCCGGGCGCCCGCAGTGGCGACACCGTGCGGGTGAAGATGCCGGAGGGATTTCCCTACAAGGCGATCCCCGGCCAGCCGCTCAATCGCGTCTACAGCATCTCGATCGCCTCCAGCGAGGGCTTCGTGCCGCTCTTCGATGAAGGCGTCCGCGACAACCGCTTTCTGGGTGCCCGGATCCGGATCACGCCGTTGTATCGTGACGATCGGTACCAGCCGCCACGGGCGGCACATTGAAATGCCGGGATGCCGAGAATGCCGAACAATTCGGCCCACCACGTCCAGCCTCTGGCGCGTTGCCTCCACAATGGACGTGAGCGATCGTGATACGAGGAGTTGGCCCGCTCGGAGAGCGGCCCCTACCGGAGAGACGTAACCGATGCCCTACGCAAGTCCTCTCGAAGCACGAATCGCGAAGAAGGTCGCGCGCGCCTCGATCGAGCACTCGCTGATCGAGCCGAACGACCGCGTCATGGTCGGCCTGTCGGGCGGCAAGGACAGCTGGGCCCTGCTGCAGATCCTCGACGTCATCGGCAAGCGGGCGCCCTTTCCGTTCACCGTCGTCGCCGTGAACGTCGACTCGGGCTACAAGGACTTCAAGCACGGCGTCATCAAGCGCGCCTGCGAGGATCGTGGCTGGGACATCCGTATCGAGCACACCGAGATCGGTGAGGTCATGGACGACCTGCTCGAAGCCAACGCGACCCCATGCTCGCTGTGCGCACGCCTGCGTCGCGGCGTGCTCTATCGGATTGCCGAAGAGGAGGGCGCGACCAAGATCGCCCTCGGCCATCACCTCGACGATTTCATCGAGACCCTGCTGCTCAACCTGTTCTTCGGGGGCGCACTCAAGGCGATGCCCGCGCGCCTGGTGTCCGACGATCAGCGGCACGTGGTGATTCGACCGCTCGTGTACGTCTCCGAGCAGGAAGCGCTCGAGTACGCCATGGCCTGCGAACTGCCCATCGTCGGCTGCTGCTGTCCCGCGTGTGGCGACCTCGGGCTGCAACGCCAGCGTCTCAAGCGTCTCATCGGCGACCTCGAGCGCGAGCATCCAGGCATCAAGTCGTCGATGCTCAAGGCCATCCAGAACGTGCATCCGCGGCACCTCCTGGACCGCCGCCTCAACCCGCTCGACGTGATGGCCCGCACCGGGCATGTCGACGGCGACGACGACGGTGAGGCGGTGTCGACGGCCGCGCACCCGCTGCCCGTGCTGCGTCGAACGGGCACATCGGGTGCCGACCGCGTGTCGTGATCGTGTGCCACGCACCGAGGGTAGGGCCGGCTCTCCCTTGGGCGCCGAAGCCTTGGCGGAGGCGGCGAGCCCGGCCCACGCGACACCTCCTAGCCCATTCCCACCCAACCTGGCGCACAGACGCTGCCGCCGTCCGACTATCCAGGCCATGAGAGCGGTGCTCCAGCGGGTCCGCTCCGCCTCGGTGACGGTGGAGCAGCGCATCGTCGGCGAGATCGGCGTCGGCTTCGTCGTGCTGCTCGGCGTCGTCGTGGGAGACGACGCCGCTGATCTTGCCTACATCGTGGACCGCACGGCGGGGCTGCGCGTGTTCCCGGATGCTGGTGGGCGAATGAACGTGGACCTCCGCGCGGTCTCTGGCGCCCTGCTCGTGGTTTCACAGTTCACGATTGCCGGCGATTGCCGCAGGGGCCGTCGTCCCTCATGGGACGGCGCGGCCCCGGCCGAGGAG includes:
- a CDS encoding lysylphosphatidylglycerol synthase transmembrane domain-containing protein, yielding MAGSAATKLSSINQPRRCPGRPASAMRPPFARARGRMVPSVTFRPPAAAAGAITMSPVPGRVRRASSFVLKLSISAGLLWVLFRQTDVGAVFGRLRQVEPGWIVLALLVHGALLLVSGWRWRRLLVTQNVHVSTWQLTVTCLVANFFNNFLPSNIGGDFVRIADTAGLTGSRTVATAVVLLDRVLGLIALFAIAASGSLMLRHALPGTGYLWILLVLGAVGAAVVISRPALVPWLLRPLTRVREDWVTERLGRLEDMLGRVGNDRSRLAKAFAGALVVQFLVVLFYLCVAWGLHIDLPLRDALVIVPVSLVIQLAPVSINGFGVREAVFSYLFRRLGHPVDAGLALSIAGAALLILASLPGGLVFLLRKEGLMVSAPSSDMQKEEV
- a CDS encoding glycosyltransferase, which gives rise to MTPPAAPLRILMLAPEPFFEPRGTPFSEFHRIKALVEDGHHVDLVTYPIGRDVDLPNLCIIRTWRPPLVSKVPIGPSAVKVLLDALLTLTILRVALLGGRRYDAIHSHEEMGVLGVWLGRRLGIPHLYDMHSSLPQQLGNFRFSRSKALRWGFEKAEGYMVRGSQVVITICQELQDTVHEMGVGDRAVLIENVMGGDVDPTPGPGRDAVRAAWGLTPTQPVVLYTGTFEQYQGLDLLLEASVRLKALVPDLAVLVVGGDAAQVSELAARAESAGAPLVFTGQRPPSDVPHFVDACDALVSPRISGTNTPLKIYSYLRSGRPIVATNLRTHTQVLTADSAVLVEPTPDALAAGLAEVLQDRQAAARLAASAHQLADARYSRQSYLSRTRQAYALLLESMRPRPRTVPLAGAAPSGGREPR
- a CDS encoding NAD-dependent epimerase/dehydratase family protein; protein product: MTAALVTGVTGFTGGHLARHLVHRGITVRGLVRPRSLGRPEVATLREAGIDIASGDLTDAAAVAAACEGVDVVYHIAATYREAGQPDSAYRAINVQGVEHVIDGARAGGARRVVHCSTGGVHGHVANPPANEDAPFNPGDVYQDTKLEGEQLARAAGQAGGLEVVIARPIGIYGPGDLRFLKMFRGISRRRFPVLGAGEVFYHLTYIDDLCEGFRLCGEVPAAAGGTYILGGPRYTTLNTLVDLIAAELKVKPLPVHLPVWPFWLAGAACEAICVPLRVQPPLYRRRVDFYTKSRAFDITRARTELGFAPAVDLPEGIRRTIAWYRAQGLL
- a CDS encoding glycosyltransferase family 4 protein produces the protein MSEKISVLHVCDHLGWAGSRMHGVKRLFAWTLPRFDKSRFDVSLVSLRQKDSSEDTLEQFGIDVTYLHKGKFDPATLTALLKVMDRKRTQVLHLHGYGATTFGRLAAAMRGTAVLLHEHANHTTTPWFQQVADTTLARYTDLAIAVSASTAEFTIRARKIPAERTKVVYLGAPLEEFGRARSGQEIAAARETLGIARGTFAIGTVTRLMPAKGNQYLIDAVRPIVDQVPEAHVYIAGEGELQAQLGAQARDLGVADRVHFLGFQRDVASVLSAFDLVVFPSLWEGTPLTSFEALAMGKPIVSTDADGLCEILRDGVDAAIVPRESGRAIADAVVALEADPARRASLGAEAQRTSRRYDIAVWVRKMERLYELMARVSKPTRRQGLLREDLSFLDAGQPSPLPGSRLPGAQP
- the ttcA gene encoding tRNA 2-thiocytidine(32) synthetase TtcA, with amino-acid sequence MPYASPLEARIAKKVARASIEHSLIEPNDRVMVGLSGGKDSWALLQILDVIGKRAPFPFTVVAVNVDSGYKDFKHGVIKRACEDRGWDIRIEHTEIGEVMDDLLEANATPCSLCARLRRGVLYRIAEEEGATKIALGHHLDDFIETLLLNLFFGGALKAMPARLVSDDQRHVVIRPLVYVSEQEALEYAMACELPIVGCCCPACGDLGLQRQRLKRLIGDLEREHPGIKSSMLKAIQNVHPRHLLDRRLNPLDVMARTGHVDGDDDGEAVSTAAHPLPVLRRTGTSGADRVS
- the dtd gene encoding D-aminoacyl-tRNA deacylase — encoded protein: MRAVLQRVRSASVTVEQRIVGEIGVGFVVLLGVVVGDDAADLAYIVDRTAGLRVFPDAGGRMNVDLRAVSGALLVVSQFTIAGDCRRGRRPSWDGAAPAEEAQAWFERALAAWRALGIDVQSGIFRADMQVALVNDGPVTLLLDSRKQF